AGCGCCGGGATCAGCTCGTACTCGTTGAAGTTCCAGAGGCTGACCATCGCGATCAGCGCCAGCGGGATCACGAAGAAGAGCAGGAAGACCGCCGCGAAGGGGCCGGCCTGCCACCACGCCTTGATGGCGTGCACGGGCATGGTGGCGGTGTACGCGCTGGTGGGAGAACTCATGATCCGACGAGAGGCGGCTTTTTCGGGGAACACCGCGGAACCGGCTTTGCCTGGCCGCTGGTGTTGCCCCCGGTCGGGGGTGGGAGTCGCGACACGAAGTGCGCAGCGACCTGGGGGCGAGCCAAGGTCACGCTGCGACGAACTCGTTCCACTTTCTCACCATGTACTCGTTCTCGTCCATCACCGCGTTCCAGCAAGCGATGCCACCCATGCGCTGTTCGTAGCTGCCGCCGTCGCGCACCGCGCCGGTCCTGGCCAGCAGATCGCCGTTGGGGCTCTTGATGTCCTGCGTCGCGGCCTTGCCCTCCATCCAGTAGGCCCACTCGTACGGCTCCATCCTGGCCTTTGCGGTTTCCAGCACCGCGCTGTAGTAGCCCTGGCGGTTGAGGTAGGCACCGGCCCAGCCGTCGAGGAACCAGTTGATGAACTCGTAGGCACCGTCGAGCTTCCTGCCCGAGAGCGTGGCCGGCAGGCCGAAGCCCGCGGCCCAGGCGCGGTAGCCTTCCTTGAGCGGCTGGAAGTTGCAGGCGATGCCCTTGGTGCGCACGGCCGTCACGGCGGGCGACCACATCGACTGGATCACGACCTCGCCCGAGGCCATCAGGTTGACCGACTCGTTGAAGTCCTTCCACAGCGCGCGGAACTGGCCGGCCTTCTTGGCCTCGATGAGGGTCTTGATCGTGAGGTCGATCTCCGCCTTGGTCATGTTGCCCTTGTCGGCGTACTTGTGGATGCCCTTGGCCTCCACCACCATCGCTGCATCCATGATGCCGATGGAGGGGATGTTGAGGATGGCGGTCTTGCCCTTGAACTCCGGGTTGAGCAGCTCCGCCCAGGTGTCGATCGGCCGCTTGATCAGGTCGGGCCGGATGCCCAGCGTGTCGGCGTTGTAGACCGTCGGGATCAGCGACATGAACTGGGTCGGCGACTTCGCGAACACCTTGCTTTTCTCGCCTTCCAGGAAGATCACTTTCTTTGGCGCCGTGCCCTGGTCGCCCACCTTCTTGCCGCCGACCTCGCCCTTGGTGAAGAGCGCGGTGATCTTGTCGGCGTTCTTGATCTTCTTCGTGTCGATGCCCTTGAGGTTGCCTGTGGGGACGATTTTCTTCAGCGAGAAGTACTCGGTGTCGATCAGGTCGAAGCTGTTGGGCGCGGTCACCGCGCGCTTGGTGACGTCGTCGGTGGTGACGGCCACGTACTGGATCTCGATGCCGGTGTCGGCCTTGAACTTCTCGGCGATCGCCTTGTCCTGGTTGACCGCGGTGCCGAGGTAGCGGAGCACGATCTTCTCTTGCGCGTGGATCGCGGGGAACATGCCCGTGGCGAGGATGCCGGCCGTGCCCTGAAGCAGGGTGCGGCGCTGCACGCCTTTGCCGGTGGTCG
Above is a window of Variovorax sp. RA8 DNA encoding:
- a CDS encoding ABC transporter substrate-binding protein, which encodes MSEPIDSTTGKGVQRRTLLQGTAGILATGMFPAIHAQEKIVLRYLGTAVNQDKAIAEKFKADTGIEIQYVAVTTDDVTKRAVTAPNSFDLIDTEYFSLKKIVPTGNLKGIDTKKIKNADKITALFTKGEVGGKKVGDQGTAPKKVIFLEGEKSKVFAKSPTQFMSLIPTVYNADTLGIRPDLIKRPIDTWAELLNPEFKGKTAILNIPSIGIMDAAMVVEAKGIHKYADKGNMTKAEIDLTIKTLIEAKKAGQFRALWKDFNESVNLMASGEVVIQSMWSPAVTAVRTKGIACNFQPLKEGYRAWAAGFGLPATLSGRKLDGAYEFINWFLDGWAGAYLNRQGYYSAVLETAKARMEPYEWAYWMEGKAATQDIKSPNGDLLARTGAVRDGGSYEQRMGGIACWNAVMDENEYMVRKWNEFVAA